In a genomic window of Helianthus annuus cultivar XRQ/B chromosome 10, HanXRQr2.0-SUNRISE, whole genome shotgun sequence:
- the LOC110926111 gene encoding uncharacterized protein LOC110926111, with translation MGYNSTDGYLEILDELSDDQYSLPEDMINSLLGYVKSIYRSDSQNNYAKPMLWIGMYIAIASLVCILAMVADLLHGLRSRKLWFPCRFFRINAAYLSLIAIAMKLPVDLSGSMPGNVDQAGKLGSMAFMCTMMANLLPCLGTMDSNELLSNITALGILVITLVANVIIQIQTGVVSYSENARILELVAPKYDVKSLGVRKHRNAILAWIYVNLLLVLLIVHVCSCLAILKSKKIIQSRYEERHERASKDIQPSSEELTVDKLQKHVRNHWIMAGSGSPEFITACFRTTSASGVICVLVTVLHTLTISWTIKSGWGKDDFDSDYSWSMKVILIVQFIGVVIGTIAPLARCFATLSFQVSSDIISKYFKVFEVEGYWTSKLYEWRRASIKLPFRSRPKLEVVTESLKRIILRPCMELQEGVVVLCKIISLVPFVFMICIVYCKCCLKWLVKADNFDENKDLRQYVLPLENEMELADRTLDRLSKSVNRLIEKGEKARPQDLEILIKNSDSGLKGVAKFDHIDHHRVPSLLSKVQDQEFWSLPVVSLTTIAISLLEKESNEVKSLLKSVWEGLRYVTLVEESLNVTDDNVSLQKEADTLWKEVLYDQKWLGIDIPFSKEKSAKHFVECLGRDVGDSPDPAKTAQKIVEWFRDTSKNIDKIKGGMDDDPIHRSVCANSMYHITKTILLTYEANVDDSVSRKNLFDSLSSMIADIIAACLTNLPQVIKKKCHNSAIEKWEGSVKDAALLLGETKEIIKTLYEDHGKIISGMNPSDLPFINKWRAHLGNP, from the coding sequence ATGGGTTACAACTCAACAGATGGTTATCTTGAAATTTTGGATGAACTCAGCGATGATCAATACAGCCTTCCAGAAGACATGATTAATTCGTTGCTGGGTTACGTAAAGTCTATATACCGATCAGATTCGCAAAACAATTATGCCAAACCTATGTTATGGATTGGGATGTATATCGCCATAGCATCTCTGGTTTGCATCCTTGCCATGGTGGCAGATTTATTACATGGTTTGCGTAGCAGAAAGCTATGGTTTCCGTGTAGATTTTTTAGAATTAATGCTGCTTACCTCTCTCTAATAGCTATTGCAATGAAGTTACCAGTGGATCTAAGTGGTTCCATGCCTGGTAATGTGGACCAAGCCGGAAAGCTCGGAAGCATGGCCTTTATGTGCACCATGATGGCGAATTTACTGCCTTGTTTAGGTACTATGGATAGCAATGAACTTTTGTCAAACATCACAGCTTTGGGTATTCTTGTAATCACCTTGGTTGCGAATGTAATCATACAAATTCAAACGGGCGTTGTGTCATACAGTGAAAATGCTCGTATTCTTGAGCTTGTTGCTCCTAAATATGATGTCAAATCACTGGGCGTACGTAAACATCGCAATGCAATACTAGCCTGGATTTATGTGAATTTGTTACTTGTGTTGTTGATAGTGCACGTGTGTTCGTGTTTAGCgattctaaaatccaaaaagattatACAATCAAGATACGAAGAACGCCATGAAAGAGCTTCAAAAGACATCCAACCATCATCAGAAGAATTAACAGTTGATAAGTTGCAAAAGCATGTGAGGAACCACTGGATCATGGCAGGGAGTGGCAGTCCCGAATTCATAACAGCTTGCTTTCGTACCACATCTGCTTCCGGGGTAATATGTGTTTTAGTCACTGTCTTGCACACTCTTACTATCTCCTGGACGATTAAATCTGGTTGGGGTAAAGACGACTTTGATTCGGATTATAGTTGGTCCATGAAAGTGATTCTAATAGTACAATTTATCGGAGTGGTGATTGGTACAATTGCTCCGCTTGCTAGATGCTTCGCAACCTTAAGCTTTCAAGTGTCCTCCGATATCATTTCAAAATACTTTAAGGTCTTTGAAGTAGAAGGCTATTGGACTAGCAAGTTATATGAATGGAGACGTGCTAGCATAAAACTCCCATTTCGAAGCCGCCCCAAACTCGAGGTGGTCACGGAGAGTTTGAAAAGGATAATTCTCAGACCTTGTATGGAACTTCAGGAGGGAGTTGTGGTGTTGTGCAAGATAATATCTTTGGTCCCGTTTGTTTTTATGATATGTATCGTGTATTGTAAATGTTGTTTGAAGTGGTTAGTGAAGGCTGACAACTTTGATGAAAACAAAGATCTTCGCCAGTATGTTTTGCCTCTTGAAAATGAGATGGAGCTTGCTGACAGAACATTGGATCGCCTTTCAAAGTCTGTGAACCGATTGATCGAAAAGGGTGAAAAAGCACGACCCCAAGATCTTGAAATCCTGATAAAAAATTCAGATAGTGGTCTTAAAGGAGTTGCAAAGTTTGACCACATTGATCACCATCGTGTTCCATCTTTACTATCAAAAGTACAAGATCAAGAATTTTGGAGCTTACCAGTTGTAAGCTTAACAACCATTGCCATTTCTCTTCTTGAGAAAGAAAGTAATGAAGTTAAAAGCTTGTTAAAAAGTGTGTGGGAAGGTCTAAGATATGTCACACTGGTGGAAGAAAGTCTCAATGTTACCGATGACAATGTAAGCCTTCAAAAGGAAGCTGATACTTTGTGGAAAGAAGTTCTTTACGACCAAAAATGGTTAGGGATCGACATTCCATTTTCTAAAGAGAAATCAGCTAAACACTTTGTTGAATGCTTAGGACGCGACGTTGGCGACTCTCCAGATCCAGCAAAAACAGCTCAAAAGATTGTTGAATGGTTCAGGGATACATCTAAAAACATAGATAAAATCAAAGGAGGCATGGATGATGATCCCATACACCGGTCTGTCTGTGCCAACTCAATGTATCATATAACCAAAACAATCCTGCTTACCTACGAAGCCAACGTTGACGACAGTGTCAGCCGAAAAAATCTTTTTGATAGTCTATCATCAATGATCGCTGACATAATAGCTGCTTGTCTGACCAACTTACCACAAGTCATAAAAAAGAAATGCCACAATAGTGCGATAGAGAAATGGGAAGGCAGTGTCAAAGATGCAGCCCTACTTCTAGGTGAGACTAAAGAAATAATCAAAACCCTTTATGAAGATCACGGTAAAATTATTTCAGGCATGAATCCAAGTGACTTGCCATTTATCAACAAGTGGCGCGCACATTTAGGGAATCCCTAA